Part of the Streptomyces antimycoticus genome, GAGCACGGCGAGCTCGTCGGCGGCTTCAAGTCGGTGGGCGAATCGGTGGAGACGGTGTCGGCGAAGCTGGGTCTGCAGCAGTTCGGCAAGGAGGGCGAGCCCTTCGACCCGCTGGTGCACGAGGCCCTGATGCATTCGTACGCGCCGGATGTCACCGAGACCACGTGCGTGCAGATTCTGCAGCCGGGGTATCGAATCGGCGAGCGCACGATCCGCCCGGCGCGGGTCGCGGTCGCCGAGCCCCAGCCGGGAGCCACCCCCGCAAAGGGCGGCGAAGGCGAGGCCGCGGCGCCGGACGAGGAGAGCGGTGGCCCGGAAGAGGGCTGACGTGACGGTGATCGCGGGAGCAGTAGGAGAGGAGGGACGTCGAGGATGAGCACCAAGGACTTCGTGGAGAAGGACTACTACAAAGTCCTCGGCGTCCCCAAGGACGCGACCGAGGCGGAGATCAAGAAGGCGTACCGGAAGCTTGCCCGCGAATACCACCCGGACGCCAACAAGGGCGACGCCAAGGCGGAGGACCGCTTCAAGGAGATCTCCGAGGCCAATGACATCCTCGGCGACCCCAAGCGGCGCAAGGAGTATGACGAGGCCCGCTCGCTCTTCGGGAACGGCGGATTCCGCCCCGGTCCCGGCGGTCCGGGCGGCACCGGAAGCTTCAACTTCGACCTGGGCGACCTCTTCGGCGGTGCCCAGGGCGGCGGCGGTGCCGGTGGCGGTGGCGCCGGCGGCTTCGGCGGCGGGCTCGGGGATGTCTTCGGCGGGCTGTTCGGCCGCGGCGGCGCCACCCGCGCCCAGCCGCGCCGGGGCCAGGACATCGAGTCCGAGGTGACGCTGAGCTTCACCGAGGCCGTCGAGGGGGCCACGGTCCCGCTGCGGATGTCCAGCCAGGCCCCGTGCAAGGCGTGCTCGGGCACCGGCGACCGGGACGGCACCCCGCGGGTCTGCCCGACCTGTGTCGGCACCGGCCAGGTCAGCCGGGGCGGCGGGGGCGGCTTCTCGCTCACCGACCCGTGTGTGGAGTGCCGTGGCCGCGGCCTGATCGCTCAGAACCCGTGCGAGACCTGCAAGGGCAGCGGACGAGCCCGTTCCGCCCGCACCATGCAGGTCCGGATCCCCGCGGGCGTCAGCGACAGCCAGCGGATCCGGCTGCGCGGCAAGGGCGCCCCGGGCGAGACCGGCGGCCCGGCCGGTGATCTGTATGTGGTCGTGCACGTGGACGCGCATCCGGTCTTCGGCCGTAAGGGCGACAACCTGACCGTCACCGTGCCCGTCACCCTTCCGGAGGCGGCGCTCGGCGGCGAGATCAAGGTCCC contains:
- the dnaJ gene encoding molecular chaperone DnaJ, yielding MSTKDFVEKDYYKVLGVPKDATEAEIKKAYRKLAREYHPDANKGDAKAEDRFKEISEANDILGDPKRRKEYDEARSLFGNGGFRPGPGGPGGTGSFNFDLGDLFGGAQGGGGAGGGGAGGFGGGLGDVFGGLFGRGGATRAQPRRGQDIESEVTLSFTEAVEGATVPLRMSSQAPCKACSGTGDRDGTPRVCPTCVGTGQVSRGGGGGFSLTDPCVECRGRGLIAQNPCETCKGSGRARSARTMQVRIPAGVSDSQRIRLRGKGAPGETGGPAGDLYVVVHVDAHPVFGRKGDNLTVTVPVTLPEAALGGEIKVPTLGGPPVTLKLPPGTPNGRTMRARGKGAVRKDGTRGDLLVTVEVTVPHELSDTARDALESYREATVGEDPRAELFKAAKGA